Below is a window of Synechococcus sp. PCC 7335 DNA.
TTGCCGCTATCCACATAAGTTCCCCAAATTCTTTGAGTAGGCTCTAAGGCAACAAGCCATAAGCAATAGGTAACAAGCAACAGACTGCGCGAGCTATCTATGCCGAGCCAATTACCCAAGCTTGAGTCGAAGGAGCACAATGAAAACAGATTATTTAATTGTAGGCAGCGGCCTATCGGCGTTGGTCTTTGGTGCGCTGATGGCAAATGCGGGTAAGCGAGTGCGAATCCTAGAGTCTCATGAGCATCCCGGCGGATTTGGTCACACTTTTACGCTGGCCAAGCAATATACATTTAACGCTCAGCTTCACTACGTTTGGGACTGTGGCGAAGGGCACACTGTCAACCGGGTGCTAAAGCGGCTAGGGCTCGATGAAAAGATTACTTTCGAGCGCTATGACCCCGATGGCTTTGACCATATGCACATGCCGGGATATCAGCTAGAGATTCCTTCAGAGATGGCGGTGCTTCAGCAGCGGCTCGATCAACTGTTTCCAGAGGATCGCGATCGCATTCACCTATTTCTTAACGAAGTCCAAAAAATTCGCGCCGGACTAAGACTACTCTCTCCTCCCATGCAGCCGCTTAGTCTGCTGAGCCATCTTGGAGAGGCGATCGCCACCGCGCGATATATGAACTACACCCTACAAGATGCGTTTGATCAGTTTGCACTGCCCGAGGCCGCACAGACGCTGCTAGCGCTACAGTGGCCCGACTTTTTGCTTCCTCCTAACCAGCTTTCTTTCTATGCCTGGATCATCTTATTCACCAGCTATCAAGAAGGCGCCTTCTATCCGACCCACCATTTTGACTCTGTGGTAAACGCACTAGTCGCCGCGATTGAGAGTCGGGGTGGAGAAGTGTTGTTATACCAAGAAGTGGTTGACTTTTTGATGATGAACAAAACGGTCAGAGGCGTTCAGACATTCAACCGGAAAACGCATCAAAATGAAGAATTTATTGCTGATACGATCATCTGCAACATGGATCCGAAACGGGCCGCTAAGATGATCGGTCTCGAAAAGTTCTCTCATTCCTTGCAAAAGCAGCTGAGCTATGATTATTCGCCCTCTAACTTTATGGCGTACTGCGTCGTCAAGGGCATCGATTTGCGAGACTACGGATTCGGAAAGTGGAATACTTTTCACACCGAGCAGCCCAACCTAAACGTGGCTTTTGAGCAAATGTACGAGCAGAGTGATTTTTCTTCTCCTAGCTTTGCCATCACCACACCAACGCTGCTGACCAATGCCGAACGAGACTGCCCAGCAGACTGCCAGATTATTGAATTTCTCACTGTCGCCAACTACGATACTTTCCGCAACTTGCTATCGACGAGCCGCAAACTCTACGTCCAAAAGAAAGCAGAGATCTTAGAGCGCATTCTAGACATTGTTGAAGCGAACTACATTCCTAATCTCAGAGAGCATATTGTTTTTAAGGTGACGGGTAGCCCCAC
It encodes the following:
- a CDS encoding NAD(P)/FAD-dependent oxidoreductase, whose protein sequence is MKTDYLIVGSGLSALVFGALMANAGKRVRILESHEHPGGFGHTFTLAKQYTFNAQLHYVWDCGEGHTVNRVLKRLGLDEKITFERYDPDGFDHMHMPGYQLEIPSEMAVLQQRLDQLFPEDRDRIHLFLNEVQKIRAGLRLLSPPMQPLSLLSHLGEAIATARYMNYTLQDAFDQFALPEAAQTLLALQWPDFLLPPNQLSFYAWIILFTSYQEGAFYPTHHFDSVVNALVAAIESRGGEVLLYQEVVDFLMMNKTVRGVQTFNRKTHQNEEFIADTIICNMDPKRAAKMIGLEKFSHSLQKQLSYDYSPSNFMAYCVVKGIDLRDYGFGKWNTFHTEQPNLNVAFEQMYEQSDFSSPSFAITTPTLLTNAERDCPADCQIIEFLTVANYDTFRNLLSTSRKLYVQKKAEILERILDIVEANYIPNLREHIVFKVTGSPTTNERFCNCPAGNSYGSSLTPKNMGLGRLSHRSSLKHFYFCNASSGYPGFAPTFWTGALLYQRLSGDMILGE